The proteins below are encoded in one region of Chrysemys picta bellii isolate R12L10 chromosome 4, ASM1138683v2, whole genome shotgun sequence:
- the LOC112059502 gene encoding cytochrome c oxidase assembly factor 8 isoform X2: MAAALRAGLRAGSGTRRCFSGAGGGAGLLAAERGHEPASRGSSFCPPAHSCNDWIGPPDRQSNLRPIVFHIPKNESPLGRRLREFRQETQVWNQQFWASQNVSFRKEKEEFVYSRLKAKGLEMKDETENGTNVILLSRSSWDKWPLRGHGGGLAGKRQKLEINAHHVV, encoded by the exons ATGGCAGCAGCGCTTAGAGCGGGCCTGCGCGCGGGCAGCGGGACGCGCCGCTGCTTCTCCGGAGCCGGTGGCGGCGCGGGGCTCCTGGCCGCTGAGAGGGGGCACGAGCCGGCGAGCCGG ggTTCAAGCTTCTGCCCTCCAGCACATTCTTGCAATGATTGGATTGGTCCTCCTGACAGACAGTCAAACCTCCGACCAATAGTATTTCATATTCCTAAAAATGAATCGCCACTGGGACGAAGACTTAGGGAATTTAGACAGGAAACTCAAGTTTGGAACCAACAATTCTGGGCAAGCCAAAATGTGTCTTTCAGAAAG GAAAAAGAAGAATTCGTTTACTCAAGACTGAAGGCTAAAGGTCTGGAAATGAAAGATGAAACAG AGAATGGTACAAACGTAATTTTACTATCACGTTCCTCATGGGACAAGTGGCCTTTGAGAGGGCATGGAGGAGGCTTGGCTGGAAAAAGACAAAAGTTGGAAATTAACGCTCACCATGTCGTATAG
- the LOC112059502 gene encoding cytochrome c oxidase assembly factor 8 isoform X1: MAAALRAGLRAGSGTRRCFSGAGGGAGLLAAERGHEPASRGSSFCPPAHSCNDWIGPPDRQSNLRPIVFHIPKNESPLGRRLREFRQETQVWNQQFWASQNVSFRKEKEEFVYSRLKAKGLEMKDETGQKVTLNAEEMADFYKDFLSKNFKKHMCYNREWYKRNFTITFLMGQVAFERAWRRLGWKKTKVGN, encoded by the exons ATGGCAGCAGCGCTTAGAGCGGGCCTGCGCGCGGGCAGCGGGACGCGCCGCTGCTTCTCCGGAGCCGGTGGCGGCGCGGGGCTCCTGGCCGCTGAGAGGGGGCACGAGCCGGCGAGCCGG ggTTCAAGCTTCTGCCCTCCAGCACATTCTTGCAATGATTGGATTGGTCCTCCTGACAGACAGTCAAACCTCCGACCAATAGTATTTCATATTCCTAAAAATGAATCGCCACTGGGACGAAGACTTAGGGAATTTAGACAGGAAACTCAAGTTTGGAACCAACAATTCTGGGCAAGCCAAAATGTGTCTTTCAGAAAG GAAAAAGAAGAATTCGTTTACTCAAGACTGAAGGCTAAAGGTCTGGAAATGAAAGATGAAACAG GTCAAAAGGTAACATTGAATGCAGAAGAAATGGCAGATTTTTACAAGGACTTTttaagtaaaaattttaaaaagcacatgtGTTATAACAG AGAATGGTACAAACGTAATTTTACTATCACGTTCCTCATGGGACAAGTGGCCTTTGAGAGGGCATGGAGGAGGCTTGGCTGGAAAAAGACAAAAGTTGGAAATTAA